In one window of Acidobacteriota bacterium DNA:
- a CDS encoding response regulator: MHLDLYSSNDLDPGGELLAEALAAAKAGNRTLARQLVLQVVETTPQREAAWLLLASLEESPEDVAVCLQQVLTICPDHSLARPWLESVLQGGPLAPPLTEDDADPLGGDGRDREDSVLEQPAEASAPAPQIRGKVLVVDDSPTVRKLVTLVLEALACEVITAANGLEALAKIHSRSPDMVIVDIGLDHIDGHQICQVAKGRVRDREIAVITLTGRDQPHDRARGLAAGADEFLTKPVDANELGRVVERYLSDGGES, encoded by the coding sequence ATGCACCTCGACCTTTATTCTTCAAACGACCTAGACCCCGGCGGCGAGCTCCTCGCGGAGGCGCTGGCGGCGGCCAAGGCCGGAAATCGCACCCTCGCTCGCCAACTCGTCTTGCAGGTGGTCGAAACCACGCCACAACGGGAAGCGGCCTGGCTTCTTCTGGCGTCTCTCGAAGAGAGCCCCGAGGATGTCGCCGTCTGCCTGCAGCAGGTCCTGACCATCTGCCCCGATCATTCTCTGGCTCGACCTTGGCTCGAGTCGGTGCTGCAGGGCGGTCCCTTGGCCCCTCCGCTGACCGAAGACGACGCCGACCCCCTGGGCGGCGACGGCCGCGACCGGGAAGACTCGGTCCTCGAGCAACCGGCGGAGGCCTCGGCTCCAGCACCGCAGATCCGTGGCAAGGTGCTGGTCGTCGACGACAGCCCGACGGTACGCAAGCTGGTCACGCTGGTGCTCGAGGCCCTCGCCTGCGAGGTGATCACCGCAGCCAACGGCCTCGAGGCCCTCGCCAAGATCCACAGCCGCTCACCGGACATGGTGATCGTCGACATCGGTCTCGACCATATCGACGGCCATCAGATCTGCCAGGTCGCCAAGGGCCGAGTGCGCGATCGCGAGATCGCGGTGATTACCCTGACCGGCCGAGATCAACCGCATGACCGGGCCCGCGGACTCGCCGCCGGAGCCGACGAGTTCCTCACCAAGCCGGTGGACGCCAACGAGCTCGGCCGGGTCGTGGAGCGCTATCTCTCCGACGGAGGTGAGTCGTGA
- a CDS encoding chemotaxis protein CheW, which translates to MNQPPEHSPPQAEGRPAIPPQGVPEAAPEAPTETWRGIVVSSAGQRFFVPTEALLAIEKDLEIYPFPLGPSWLAGVARWRLGPVSVARLADFAGGSESTPSTGERLLVLSGSGGEPLGVLVGGIEGSRSVPPTPRSPSEVGLDSLPEALVAEAVTSNEEWLPVLSGTNLEKFLNAQAEAS; encoded by the coding sequence GTGAACCAACCGCCGGAGCACTCCCCACCGCAGGCCGAGGGCCGCCCAGCGATCCCGCCGCAGGGAGTTCCGGAAGCTGCCCCAGAAGCCCCCACCGAGACCTGGCGCGGCATCGTCGTGAGCTCCGCCGGCCAACGCTTTTTCGTCCCCACGGAGGCTCTTCTGGCGATCGAGAAGGATCTCGAGATCTACCCTTTCCCCCTCGGCCCGAGCTGGCTGGCGGGGGTGGCCCGCTGGCGTCTCGGCCCGGTGTCGGTGGCGCGGCTGGCGGACTTCGCCGGCGGTTCCGAGAGCACTCCGAGCACCGGGGAGCGCCTGCTGGTGCTATCCGGGTCCGGCGGTGAGCCGCTGGGAGTCCTGGTCGGCGGCATCGAAGGCAGTCGCAGCGTCCCGCCGACCCCGCGGTCCCCGTCGGAGGTCGGTCTGGACAGTCTGCCCGAGGCCCTGGTGGCAGAGGCAGTGACGAGCAACGAGGAGTGGCTGCCGGTGCTCTCCGGCACCAACCTCGAGAAGTTTTTGAACGCCCAGGCGGAGGCGTCCTAG
- a CDS encoding methyl-accepting chemotaxis protein, translating into MLRNIKVTTRLILAFSLSLLLMAGLGVASFFALQGVSEAAEQILKNDVRIAALASQAQGSALQLRRFEKDYFLNIGDAEAQADYFSRWETQEKQLEATLAELRSLATNPDDAAAVESMTAGLASYFTGFEATVEQIEEGTLQTPQEANLFIGAYKDPIRSLISGSADFSQRRADQVTQQEQFVTGLIGSTRRDALIRTAVLLGLALLVAGLAGFGTARVIGRQLGSITNTFSRVAVGDFDARAKVYGGDELGKTAGAFNAMLDNIRGLMQSRDERDQMQGSIIKLLDQVSAVAEGDLRKETEVGADVTGAVADSFNFMILELRRIIREVQSATVFVSSRAGAVRDSTETLATGSTDQASRIRETSAVLGNVANDMQGVSERAGSAATVAEQALQKAKQGSDSVAKTIDGMNAIRNRVQETSKRIKRLGESSQEVGEIVQLIADLADRTGMLALNASIQAAAAGEAGRGFVVVAEEVERLAERASSSTRSIESLMRSMQSDTQEAVSAMEETTKEVVGGSSIAVAAGQALEEIERVTQELTQLIRDIATSTRRQAQSSESAAKTMADVSGDTLRNVEVSQRAAEELRELTVLADRLRESVDRFRLPEQAA; encoded by the coding sequence ATGTTGCGCAATATCAAGGTCACCACGCGGCTTATCTTGGCCTTCTCGCTCAGCCTCTTGCTGATGGCCGGTCTGGGCGTCGCCTCGTTCTTCGCCCTGCAGGGCGTCTCCGAGGCCGCGGAGCAGATCCTCAAGAACGACGTCCGGATCGCCGCCCTCGCCAGCCAGGCGCAGGGCTCCGCGCTGCAGCTACGACGCTTCGAGAAGGACTACTTCCTCAACATCGGCGATGCCGAGGCCCAGGCCGACTATTTCTCTCGCTGGGAGACTCAGGAGAAGCAGCTCGAAGCCACTCTGGCCGAGCTCCGGAGCCTGGCGACCAACCCCGACGACGCAGCGGCGGTGGAGTCCATGACCGCCGGCCTGGCGTCCTACTTCACCGGTTTCGAGGCCACCGTCGAGCAGATCGAGGAAGGCACCCTGCAAACGCCGCAGGAAGCCAACCTGTTCATTGGCGCCTACAAGGACCCGATCCGAAGTCTGATCAGCGGCTCCGCCGACTTCTCGCAGCGGCGCGCCGACCAGGTGACCCAGCAGGAGCAGTTCGTCACCGGTCTGATCGGCTCCACCCGCCGTGACGCCCTCATTCGAACCGCTGTCTTGCTCGGCCTGGCGCTGCTGGTGGCGGGCCTCGCCGGCTTCGGCACGGCGCGCGTCATCGGCCGCCAGCTCGGCTCGATCACCAACACTTTCTCGCGCGTTGCGGTCGGCGACTTCGACGCCCGCGCCAAGGTCTACGGTGGTGACGAGCTCGGCAAGACCGCCGGCGCCTTCAACGCCATGCTCGACAACATCCGCGGCCTGATGCAGAGCCGCGACGAGCGCGACCAGATGCAGGGCTCGATCATCAAGCTCCTCGATCAGGTCAGCGCGGTGGCGGAAGGCGATCTGCGCAAGGAAACGGAGGTCGGTGCCGACGTCACCGGCGCTGTCGCCGACTCCTTCAACTTCATGATCCTCGAGCTGCGCCGCATCATTCGCGAGGTGCAGTCGGCGACCGTCTTCGTGTCGAGCCGTGCCGGCGCGGTGCGCGACTCCACCGAGACCCTGGCCACCGGCAGCACCGACCAGGCGAGCCGCATTCGCGAGACCTCGGCCGTCCTCGGCAACGTCGCCAACGACATGCAGGGCGTATCCGAGCGCGCCGGCTCCGCCGCCACCGTCGCCGAGCAGGCGCTGCAGAAGGCCAAGCAGGGCTCCGACTCGGTGGCCAAGACGATCGACGGCATGAACGCGATTCGCAACCGGGTGCAGGAGACCTCGAAGCGCATCAAGCGCCTGGGCGAGAGCTCGCAGGAGGTCGGCGAGATCGTCCAGCTGATTGCGGACCTGGCGGACCGTACCGGCATGCTGGCCCTCAACGCGTCGATTCAGGCAGCCGCCGCCGGCGAGGCCGGACGGGGCTTCGTGGTGGTGGCGGAAGAAGTCGAGCGTCTCGCCGAGCGCGCCTCGTCTTCGACCCGCAGCATTGAATCGCTGATGCGCTCGATGCAGAGCGACACCCAGGAGGCGGTCTCGGCGATGGAAGAGACCACCAAGGAGGTGGTCGGCGGATCCTCCATCGCCGTCGCCGCCGGTCAGGCCCTGGAAGAGATCGAGCGCGTCACCCAGGAGCTCACCCAGCTGATTCGCGACATCGCCACCTCCACGCGGCGCCAGGCGCAGAGCTCGGAGTCGGCGGCCAAGACCATGGCCGACGTTTCCGGCGACACCCTGCGCAACGTCGAGGTGTCGCAACGAGCCGCCGAAGAGCTGCGTGAGCTGACGGTCCTCGCCGACCGTCTGCGCGAGTCCGTCGACCGCTTCCGTCTGCCCGAGCAGGCGGCCTGA
- a CDS encoding response regulator, with the protein MVNGNILVVEDSDTERQAIVKVLTDHGFRATMARNGDEAMAQIQQERPALVLLDVVMPGPNGYQVCRKLKSDPTTRDIKVVIVTSKGLEADRFWGFKQGADDYVSKPFSPDNLVSTVRKQLAS; encoded by the coding sequence ATGGTGAACGGCAACATCTTGGTGGTGGAAGACAGCGACACCGAGCGGCAGGCGATCGTCAAGGTCCTGACCGATCACGGTTTCCGCGCCACCATGGCACGCAACGGTGACGAGGCGATGGCCCAGATTCAGCAGGAGCGGCCCGCCCTGGTGCTGCTCGACGTGGTCATGCCGGGCCCCAACGGTTACCAGGTTTGCAGGAAGCTCAAGTCCGATCCCACCACCCGCGACATCAAGGTGGTGATCGTCACCAGCAAGGGTCTCGAAGCCGACCGCTTCTGGGGCTTCAAGCAGGGCGCCGACGACTACGTCAGCAAGCCCTTCTCACCGGACAACCTGGTCTCGACGGTACGCAAGCAACTGGCGTCGTAG
- a CDS encoding response regulator, translating to MNDQALVVALVAEVRTYLQSVDELLTRTEATARIGGAAREAGNSLHCIRAAAEMVGLEPLATLAGEGERMTQAVAQQLRPFDPATRERLGELRRELSEHLDDLGAEPGGSAGADLDRPPAEAAIEVEIAPAEPAAPQPAAPQPATPQPATPQPATPQPATPQPATPAPKMGLFDLSSDPEFQADLVAGFRAEAQDHLSEASAALDRIEDQGAQESDLNRLSRALHTLKGASAVVGFSVAARLSHALEDMLDQRTAFASGNDPETAIAQVREGLELLDQLTQGNAEAEPTDSSQADALIALVRALTTPGEQTAGAQTPEKTFSEPSPIVEPVAPAAEAADPAPPTADETTSQPPEDQTAAFGGALPALATGGGLSAPVEVRTQELTEAPKEERPAGAEASVRVPLDRVESVGRLAGQLLVERTLFERTEQNLVYQVDELNLSIRRLRGLVEELSTDFEAFALASGRGGLGRSGLDGGEFDELELDRYTEFHLLTRRLAEAVDDLSTAGSDLGGTNQELDEYLSRQRRLLREMQEGLGRLRTVPVSNLEARLSRAVRVTAARTGKDVRFELVGGTVELDKGVLEDLADALLHLVRNAVDHGLEDSDERRRAGKEGPGTVRFSASVRGAQVFLAVEDDGRGIDLSAVREAAVERGLVDPRLDDDLAPSEGYSLLFRPGFSTASEITEISGRGVGLDVVATRLAELRGSIYVESEPGEGTRLVLRLPLTQAVFQAIFVQSGGRTVAVPLAPVTEVTRVDQSDLLSDANGRFLERAGERLPVLDLADTLRLPAKPLGESPQALILNLGDRSLVVLVENLNEARDIAVQPLPHLLRREPAWLGLTVQRDGAVVPILDPYRVAWQGAGADVRRTETAPSIAAPPESSVLIVDDSLSVRRVLANLVTQNGLRAHTAKDGIEALERLQELPHMPDVMLLDIEMPRMDGYELTATVRGQDKLRGLPIIMITSRAGERHRQKALALGVDEYLIKPFNPDDLLQLIGRLGQVPIASAV from the coding sequence GTGAACGATCAGGCACTGGTGGTCGCCCTCGTCGCCGAGGTCAGGACCTATCTACAGTCCGTCGACGAGCTGCTCACCCGCACCGAGGCCACCGCCCGGATCGGGGGAGCGGCTCGCGAGGCCGGCAACTCGCTGCACTGCATCCGGGCAGCCGCCGAGATGGTCGGCCTGGAGCCGTTGGCTACCCTCGCCGGCGAAGGCGAGAGGATGACCCAGGCCGTCGCGCAACAGCTGCGCCCCTTCGACCCTGCCACCCGGGAACGCCTCGGCGAGCTGCGCCGCGAGCTCAGCGAGCACCTCGACGACCTCGGTGCCGAACCCGGGGGGTCCGCCGGGGCGGACCTCGACCGGCCGCCTGCGGAGGCGGCGATCGAGGTCGAGATCGCACCGGCGGAGCCGGCCGCACCTCAGCCGGCCGCACCTCAGCCGGCCACACCTCAGCCGGCCACACCTCAGCCGGCCACACCTCAGCCGGCCACACCTCAGCCGGCCACACCGGCACCAAAGATGGGTCTCTTCGATCTCAGCTCCGATCCGGAGTTCCAGGCCGACCTGGTCGCCGGCTTCCGAGCCGAGGCCCAGGATCACCTTTCGGAGGCCTCGGCGGCCCTCGACCGCATCGAGGACCAGGGAGCTCAGGAGTCCGACTTGAATCGCCTCAGCCGGGCCCTCCATACCCTCAAGGGCGCCTCGGCAGTGGTCGGCTTCTCGGTGGCGGCGCGCCTCTCCCACGCCCTCGAGGACATGCTCGATCAGCGCACCGCCTTCGCCTCGGGCAACGATCCCGAGACCGCCATCGCCCAGGTGCGAGAGGGGCTCGAGCTGCTCGATCAGCTAACCCAGGGAAACGCCGAGGCCGAGCCCACCGATTCATCGCAGGCGGACGCCCTGATCGCCCTGGTCCGGGCCCTCACCACTCCTGGGGAGCAGACAGCCGGGGCGCAGACACCGGAGAAGACGTTCAGCGAGCCATCGCCGATCGTCGAACCGGTCGCGCCGGCGGCCGAGGCCGCGGATCCGGCGCCGCCAACGGCCGACGAAACCACCTCGCAGCCGCCCGAAGATCAGACCGCGGCCTTCGGTGGCGCGCTCCCCGCCTTGGCGACCGGTGGCGGCCTGTCGGCTCCCGTCGAGGTTCGCACCCAAGAGCTCACCGAGGCTCCCAAAGAAGAGCGTCCGGCGGGCGCCGAGGCCTCGGTCCGCGTCCCCCTCGACCGGGTCGAATCGGTGGGCCGACTGGCCGGCCAGTTGCTGGTCGAGCGCACCCTCTTCGAGCGTACCGAGCAGAACCTGGTGTACCAGGTCGACGAGCTCAACCTGTCGATCCGCCGCCTGCGCGGCCTGGTGGAAGAGCTGTCGACGGACTTCGAGGCTTTCGCCCTGGCGAGCGGCCGTGGCGGCCTCGGGCGCAGCGGCCTGGACGGCGGCGAGTTCGACGAGCTTGAGCTCGACCGCTACACCGAGTTCCACCTCCTCACCCGCCGCCTCGCCGAGGCGGTCGACGATCTCTCCACCGCCGGTTCCGACCTCGGTGGTACCAATCAGGAGCTGGACGAGTACCTCAGCCGTCAGCGCCGCCTGCTGCGTGAGATGCAAGAGGGCCTCGGGCGCCTGCGTACGGTGCCGGTCTCGAACCTCGAGGCGCGCCTCAGCCGGGCCGTCCGCGTCACCGCCGCCCGCACCGGCAAAGACGTCCGGTTCGAGCTCGTCGGCGGTACCGTCGAGCTCGACAAGGGCGTTCTCGAAGATCTCGCCGATGCTCTCCTCCACCTGGTGCGCAACGCCGTCGACCATGGCCTCGAGGACAGCGACGAGCGTCGGCGGGCGGGCAAAGAGGGCCCCGGCACGGTGCGCTTCTCGGCCAGCGTGCGCGGTGCCCAGGTGTTCTTGGCGGTGGAGGACGACGGCCGCGGAATCGACCTCTCGGCGGTGCGCGAAGCGGCCGTCGAGCGCGGCCTCGTCGACCCCCGGCTGGACGACGATCTCGCCCCCTCGGAAGGCTACAGCCTGCTCTTCCGGCCGGGCTTCTCGACCGCCTCGGAGATCACCGAGATCTCCGGCCGCGGCGTCGGCCTCGACGTCGTCGCCACCCGCCTGGCCGAGCTGCGCGGCTCGATCTACGTCGAGTCGGAGCCTGGCGAAGGCACCCGCTTGGTGCTCCGCCTACCGCTCACCCAGGCGGTCTTCCAGGCGATCTTCGTGCAGTCCGGCGGCCGCACCGTGGCGGTGCCCCTGGCCCCGGTTACAGAGGTCACCCGAGTCGACCAGAGCGACCTCCTGAGCGACGCCAACGGTCGCTTTCTCGAACGCGCCGGCGAACGTCTGCCGGTGCTCGACCTCGCCGACACCCTGCGATTGCCGGCGAAGCCCCTCGGCGAAAGCCCTCAGGCGCTGATTCTCAACCTCGGTGACCGCAGCCTGGTGGTGCTGGTGGAAAACCTCAACGAAGCCCGCGACATCGCGGTTCAACCGCTGCCTCACCTGCTGCGGCGCGAGCCCGCCTGGCTCGGCCTGACGGTGCAGCGCGACGGCGCCGTGGTGCCGATTCTCGACCCTTATCGCGTCGCCTGGCAGGGCGCAGGTGCGGACGTTCGGCGCACCGAGACCGCCCCTTCCATCGCCGCGCCACCGGAATCCTCGGTGTTGATCGTCGACGACTCGCTGTCGGTTCGCCGAGTGCTCGCCAACCTGGTCACCCAAAACGGCTTGCGGGCGCACACCGCGAAAGACGGTATCGAGGCCCTCGAACGCTTGCAGGAGCTGCCCCACATGCCCGATGTCATGCTGCTCGACATCGAAATGCCGCGCATGGACGGCTACGAGCTGACCGCCACCGTACGCGGCCAGGACAAGCTGCGCGGCCTGCCGATCATCATGATCACCTCGCGCGCCGGTGAACGGCACCGTCAGAAGGCCCTCGCCCTGGGCGTCGACGAGTATCTGATCAAGCCTTTCAACCCGGACGACCTGCTGCAGCTCATCGGCCGCCTGGGTCAGGTCCCCATCGCCTCGGCGGTCTAG
- a CDS encoding response regulator produces MTRVLIVDDDPVTVLAARTSLEAAGFDVTTSQDPRQALDLATSDPPDVAVLDVVMPEMSGFELFRALRQAPSTRSLPIVFLSARGEAENRIRGLREGAEDFVVKPFDPVELALRVGRVARSPDSEESALEGNLQDFPCPTVLQRLQEEKKSGLLTLSSAKGHAVFVLDEGTVRSAALGSLTGTEAVLAALDLETGRFEFETRPVSQDRPSWADANLDIQSILLRSAWIEDQTRRLSPLLPKPGEVFARSGPVPPEDLERWPELALPAIAEALEEGVPSTLVELAKELALSPAHLRLALAVLRRSGTLVLVKGSAPTPQRDPG; encoded by the coding sequence ATGACGCGTGTGTTGATCGTCGACGACGACCCGGTGACGGTCCTGGCGGCACGCACGAGCCTCGAAGCAGCGGGGTTCGATGTCACCACCAGCCAGGATCCTCGGCAGGCCCTCGATCTCGCCACCAGCGACCCGCCGGATGTCGCCGTGCTCGATGTCGTCATGCCGGAAATGTCGGGCTTCGAGCTCTTTCGCGCCCTGCGCCAGGCACCGAGCACGCGCTCACTGCCGATCGTCTTCCTGTCGGCTCGCGGCGAGGCCGAGAATCGCATTCGGGGACTGCGGGAAGGCGCCGAAGACTTCGTCGTCAAGCCCTTCGACCCGGTCGAGCTGGCACTGCGCGTCGGTCGCGTCGCGCGCTCGCCCGATAGCGAAGAGAGCGCTCTCGAGGGAAACCTCCAGGACTTTCCGTGCCCGACCGTGCTGCAGCGCCTCCAGGAGGAGAAGAAGAGTGGGCTGCTCACCTTGTCGAGTGCGAAGGGCCACGCCGTCTTCGTGCTCGATGAAGGCACCGTCCGCAGCGCCGCCCTCGGCTCCCTCACCGGTACCGAGGCGGTCCTCGCGGCCCTCGACCTCGAGACCGGACGCTTCGAGTTCGAAACCCGCCCGGTGTCGCAAGATCGCCCTTCCTGGGCCGATGCCAACCTCGACATTCAGTCGATCCTCTTGCGATCCGCCTGGATTGAAGATCAAACGCGCCGCCTGAGCCCGCTGCTGCCGAAGCCTGGAGAGGTCTTCGCGCGCAGCGGTCCGGTACCACCGGAAGACCTCGAGCGCTGGCCGGAGCTCGCCCTACCGGCGATCGCCGAGGCTTTGGAGGAAGGCGTTCCCAGCACTCTCGTAGAGCTCGCCAAGGAGCTGGCGCTGTCGCCCGCTCACCTGCGTCTGGCGCTGGCCGTGCTGCGACGCAGCGGCACCCTCGTTCTGGTCAAGGGCTCGGCGCCGACTCCTCAGCGAGACCCGGGATGA
- a CDS encoding Hpt domain-containing protein, with the protein MNASVLDPKVLSSLEELGGRGLLAEMAAAALTQGEERMVALEGCRREGDILALGRVAHALRSSAAALGARRLEEACSTVEQATKRFAGEDLDAMVGELKAAYRQAEGAWRELVET; encoded by the coding sequence TTGAACGCTTCCGTGCTCGACCCGAAGGTGCTTTCGAGCCTCGAAGAGCTCGGCGGCCGCGGGCTGCTCGCCGAGATGGCGGCGGCGGCTCTGACCCAGGGCGAGGAGCGGATGGTGGCTCTCGAGGGCTGTCGTCGGGAAGGCGACATCTTGGCCCTCGGGCGGGTTGCGCACGCTCTCCGATCGTCCGCCGCAGCTCTCGGAGCGCGTCGCCTGGAGGAGGCCTGCAGCACCGTGGAGCAGGCGACGAAACGCTTCGCCGGCGAGGATCTCGATGCGATGGTGGGTGAGCTGAAGGCCGCCTATCGGCAGGCCGAGGGCGCTTGGCGGGAGCTGGTCGAAACCTGA
- a CDS encoding response regulator transcription factor, with protein sequence MTDCYRILAVDDDRSILALLERILVGQGFDVWLAESGEEALEILERRGLPHLMLVDLLMPGVGGLELCRRIKSWSDVPLMVITAVDTKETLVDVIEGFAEDYIVKPFHPAEVAARVRRILQRIGDFSYVAGPRSTVDDRLSVDFAGQRVWVEGEPVDLTPTESKLLYLLMKTPGRPLPSSYLVRRLWPTEEVFEDALRVHLHRLRSKIEPQPSKPSYVRTQRGVGYVFSHPGSR encoded by the coding sequence GTGACCGACTGCTATCGCATTCTGGCCGTCGACGACGATCGTTCGATCCTCGCATTGCTCGAGCGCATCCTGGTCGGCCAGGGCTTCGACGTCTGGCTCGCCGAGAGCGGAGAAGAGGCGCTCGAAATCCTCGAGCGCCGCGGCTTGCCGCACTTGATGCTGGTGGATCTCTTGATGCCCGGAGTCGGCGGTCTCGAGCTCTGTCGGCGGATCAAGTCCTGGAGCGACGTGCCTTTGATGGTGATCACCGCCGTCGACACCAAAGAAACCCTGGTCGATGTGATCGAAGGCTTCGCCGAAGACTACATCGTCAAGCCGTTTCATCCCGCCGAGGTGGCCGCTCGGGTGCGGCGGATCCTGCAGCGCATCGGCGACTTCTCTTATGTGGCGGGGCCGCGCAGCACGGTGGACGACCGACTGAGCGTCGACTTCGCGGGCCAGCGGGTGTGGGTCGAGGGCGAGCCGGTGGACCTCACCCCCACCGAGAGCAAGCTCCTCTACCTGCTGATGAAAACGCCCGGCCGACCGTTGCCGAGCAGCTATCTGGTGCGTCGCTTGTGGCCTACCGAAGAGGTCTTCGAGGACGCTCTGCGAGTGCATCTGCACCGCCTGCGCAGCAAGATCGAGCCTCAGCCCTCGAAGCCTTCCTACGTGCGAACCCAGCGCGGCGTCGGGTACGTCTTTTCTCATCCCGGGTCTCGCTGA
- a CDS encoding DNA-formamidopyrimidine glycosylase family protein — MPELPDVEVYLAALRPRVVGQPLAGVRLGSPFVLRSVSPPLGEAAGRTVVAVRRLGKRVVLVLEGELFLVIHLMIAGRLQWKPPRATIPRRLGLAAFDFQAGTLLLTEAGSKKRASLHLVAGEDALAEHDPGGLEVLAEPDDRLIEVFQAVNHTLKRALTDPHIFSGIGNAYSDEILHRARLSPFKQTRHLAPAEAERLITACRQVLTEWRDRLLSQTGDDFPTKVTAFRPEMAVHGRHRQPCPVCDAPVQRIVYAETECNYCPGCQTDGRILADRVLSKLLKDDWPKTLDELETHRGLGRSS, encoded by the coding sequence ATGCCCGAGCTCCCGGATGTCGAGGTCTACCTTGCGGCCCTGCGGCCGCGCGTCGTCGGACAGCCCCTCGCCGGCGTCCGCCTGGGGAGCCCCTTCGTGCTGCGCTCGGTGTCGCCACCCCTCGGCGAGGCGGCCGGGCGAACGGTCGTCGCCGTACGACGGCTGGGGAAGCGGGTGGTGTTGGTTCTCGAAGGCGAGCTCTTCCTGGTGATCCACCTGATGATCGCCGGCCGACTGCAGTGGAAACCACCCCGGGCCACCATCCCGCGGCGCCTCGGGCTGGCCGCCTTCGACTTTCAGGCCGGCACGCTGCTGCTGACAGAGGCGGGGTCGAAGAAGCGCGCCTCCCTCCATCTGGTGGCCGGGGAGGATGCCCTCGCCGAGCATGATCCCGGCGGTCTCGAGGTCCTGGCCGAGCCGGACGACCGGCTCATCGAGGTCTTCCAGGCGGTCAACCACACGCTCAAGCGGGCCCTCACCGATCCCCACATCTTCTCCGGCATCGGCAATGCCTACTCGGACGAGATCCTCCATCGGGCGCGACTCTCGCCGTTCAAGCAGACGCGCCACCTCGCTCCGGCGGAGGCTGAGCGGCTGATCACCGCCTGTCGCCAGGTGTTGACCGAGTGGCGCGACCGGCTGCTCTCCCAGACCGGCGACGACTTCCCGACCAAGGTCACCGCCTTTCGCCCCGAGATGGCGGTGCACGGTCGTCACCGTCAGCCTTGCCCGGTCTGCGACGCCCCGGTTCAGCGCATCGTCTACGCCGAGACCGAGTGCAACTACTGCCCCGGTTGCCAAACGGACGGCCGCATCCTGGCCGATCGGGTGCTGTCGAAGCTGCTCAAGGACGACTGGCCGAAGACCCTCGACGAGCTCGAAACGCACCGCGGCCTGGGCCGCTCCTCTTAG